One region of Tamandua tetradactyla isolate mTamTet1 chromosome 6, mTamTet1.pri, whole genome shotgun sequence genomic DNA includes:
- the LOC143687745 gene encoding serine/arginine-rich splicing factor 10: MSRYLRPPNTSLFVRNVADDTRSEDLRREFGRYGPIVDVYVPLDFYTRRPRGFAYVQFEDVRDAEDALHNLDRKWICGRQIEIQFAQGDRKTPNQMKAKEGRNVYSSSRYDDYDRYRRSRSRSYERRRSRSRSFDYNYRRSYSPRNSRPTGRPRRSRSHSDNDRFKHRNRSFSRSKSNSRSRSKSQPKKEMKAKSRSRSASHTKTRGTSKTDSKTHYKSGSRYEKESRKKEPPRSKSQSRSQSRSRSKSRSRSWTSPKSSGH, translated from the coding sequence ATGTCCCGCTATCTGCGCCCCCCCAACACGTCTCTGTTCGTGAGGAACGTGGCCGACGACACCAGGTCTGAAGATTTACGTCGTGAATTTGGTCGTTATGGTCCTATAGTTGATGTGTATGTTCCACTTGATTTCTACACTCGTCGTCCAAGAGGATTTGCTTATGTTCAATTTGAGGATGTTCGTGATGCTGAAGATGCATTACATAATTTGGACAGAAAATGGATTTGTGGACGTCAAATTGAAATCCAGTTTGCACAGGGGGATCGGAAGACACCAAATCAAATGAAAGCCAAGGAGGGGAGGAATGTATACAGTTCTTCACGCTATGATGATTATGACAGATATAGACGTTCTAGAAGCCGAAGTTACGAAAGGAGGAGGTCAAGAAGTCGGTCTTTTGATTACAACTATAGAAGATCTTATAGTCCTAGAAACAGTAGACCGACTGGAAGACCACGGCGTAGCAGAAGCCATTCcgacaatgatagattcaaacaCCGAAATCGATCTTTTTCAAGATCTAAATCCAATTCAAGATCACGGTCCAAGTCCCAGcccaagaaagaaatgaaggctaAATCACGTTCTAGGTCTGCATCTCATACCAAAACTAGAGGCACCTCTAAAACAGATTCCAAAACACATTATAAGTCTGGCTCAAGATATGAAAAGGAATCAAGGAAAAAAGAACCACCTAGATCCAAATCTCAGTCAAGATCACAGTCTAGGTCTAGGTCAAAATCTAGATCAAGGTCTTGGACTAGTCCTAAGTCCAGTGGCCACTAA